One stretch of Thermoproteota archaeon DNA includes these proteins:
- a CDS encoding NADH-quinone oxidoreductase subunit B, with protein MLKDLVTPQTANVFVGKLGDILEKAVDQPLGYALNWSRIWSLWPVHIETACCSVEFGAASGPRYDVERFGIIEAFGSLRQCDLVVVQGTITRKMAPRLRLVYDQMPEPKYVIAMGACAITGGLYFDSYNVLPGIDGVLPVDVYVPGCPPRPETLIQGCMLLQEKIKRMKARKTV; from the coding sequence ATGCTAAAAGATCTTGTGACTCCACAAACCGCTAATGTGTTTGTTGGCAAGTTGGGAGATATTTTAGAAAAGGCAGTTGATCAACCACTAGGTTATGCACTCAATTGGTCAAGAATTTGGTCATTATGGCCAGTTCACATCGAAACGGCCTGTTGCAGTGTAGAATTTGGTGCAGCATCAGGACCAAGATACGATGTTGAAAGATTTGGCATCATTGAAGCATTTGGTTCCCTTAGACAATGTGATCTTGTTGTTGTACAAGGAACAATCACAAGAAAGATGGCTCCAAGACTACGTCTTGTATATGATCAAATGCCAGAACCAAAGTATGTAATTGCAATGGGTGCATGTGCAATCACCGGAGGACTCTATTTTGATTCCTACAACGTACTTCCTGGCATAGACGGTGTGTTACCTGTAGATGTGTATGTTCCAGGATGTCCACCTAGACCTGAAACTCTTATACAAGGATGTATGCTCCTACAGGAGAAAATTAAGAGAATGAAGGCTAGGAAGACTGTCTAA
- a CDS encoding NADH-quinone oxidoreductase subunit C — protein sequence MSTETKPAAADEKKEVAKKEPELPKFEKGIADKITKKFNDKAEITFVKPNRIGVKASKENVKEVAQFIRDELNFDHAESVSGVDYPADKEIEVVYHLGSYTDPTLAKQILALSTRAPREDKPSPGKDSTRLPSLRDVFYSVEFHERECFEMLGVFFEDHPDNRRLLLPEDWADLPPLRKDFRIKGR from the coding sequence ATGAGTACTGAAACAAAACCAGCTGCCGCTGATGAAAAAAAGGAAGTAGCAAAGAAAGAACCAGAGCTTCCAAAATTTGAAAAAGGAATTGCTGATAAGATTACAAAAAAATTCAATGACAAGGCAGAAATTACTTTTGTAAAACCAAATAGAATTGGCGTCAAAGCAAGCAAAGAAAATGTTAAAGAAGTTGCACAGTTCATTCGCGATGAATTAAATTTTGATCATGCAGAATCTGTAAGCGGTGTAGATTATCCTGCTGATAAAGAAATAGAAGTAGTTTACCATCTAGGTTCCTATACTGATCCTACTTTAGCAAAACAAATCTTAGCTCTATCTACAAGAGCTCCAAGAGAAGACAAACCAAGTCCTGGTAAGGATTCCACTAGGTTACCAAGTCTTAGAGATGTATTTTACAGCGTAGAATTTCATGAAAGAGAATGCTTTGAGATGTTAGGTGTTTTCTTTGAAGATCATCCAGATAATCGCAGATTACTTCTCCCAGAAGATTGGGCAGATTTACCTCCAT
- a CDS encoding acetyl-CoA carboxylase biotin carboxyl carrier protein subunit, translating to MEFKIKDIEQVFNGEILQNHGNNEYTIKINGDDRNIKILQMDSKGIEFVLDQQYHTVKYLQTSTAELNMVVDGVPMIVNKHINLDKIVYKNSGGAGAGDSKLALHSQIPGKVVSIAVEEGASVKKGDTICTLESMKMQVGIKSHKDGVVKLIKVKKGNSVAKNDVIAEIE from the coding sequence ATGGAATTCAAAATCAAAGATATTGAACAAGTCTTCAACGGAGAAATTCTCCAAAATCATGGAAATAATGAGTATACAATCAAAATTAACGGGGATGACAGAAATATCAAAATCTTGCAAATGGATTCTAAAGGAATAGAATTTGTCTTAGACCAACAATATCATACAGTCAAATACCTCCAGACCTCCACTGCGGAGCTAAACATGGTTGTTGATGGAGTACCAATGATAGTCAACAAACACATCAATTTGGATAAAATAGTTTACAAAAACTCTGGTGGTGCAGGAGCAGGTGATTCCAAATTGGCATTACACAGCCAAATTCCTGGTAAGGTTGTCTCAATTGCAGTTGAAGAAGGTGCATCAGTGAAAAAAGGTGATACAATCTGTACTTTAGAATCAATGAAGATGCAAGTTGGCATAAAATCTCACAAGGATGGAGTTGTAAAATTGATCAAAGTAAAGAAAGGCAACTCTGTTGCAAAAAATGATGTCATCGCAGAAATCGAATAA
- a CDS encoding peroxiredoxin translates to MALNVGDKAPAFELVDTELKMRKLDEFKGKKVILSFFVAASSPVCETEMCTFRDSWKEISNLGAQVVAISNDGPFANKAFAKQHNINFPVLGDYTSKTIRAYDVLMPDLLHVKDYNAAKRSVFIVMEDGTIGYKWVSEDPLKEPNYNEIKEFLKSN, encoded by the coding sequence ATGGCCCTCAATGTAGGTGACAAGGCTCCAGCTTTTGAGCTTGTAGATACAGAACTAAAAATGAGAAAGCTTGACGAATTCAAAGGGAAAAAAGTCATTTTATCATTCTTTGTAGCTGCAAGTTCTCCAGTATGTGAGACTGAAATGTGTACTTTTAGAGATTCATGGAAAGAAATTTCTAATCTTGGCGCACAGGTAGTAGCCATTAGTAACGACGGACCTTTTGCAAACAAAGCATTTGCAAAACAACACAACATTAACTTTCCCGTACTTGGTGACTATACCAGTAAGACCATTAGAGCTTACGATGTTCTAATGCCAGATCTCCTTCATGTTAAAGACTACAATGCAGCAAAGCGTTCTGTCTTTATCGTAATGGAAGACGGTACGATTGGTTACAAGTGGGTTTCTGAAGATCCATTAAAGGAACCAAACTATAACGAAATCAAAGAATTTCTAAAATCAAACTAA
- a CDS encoding NADH-quinone oxidoreductase subunit A → MFGFAVAATAPALLISRMIAPRRLSNPVKFLPMECGQVPKGEGRTHFMMQYYAYILMFVVFDVMAIFLYAWGSTILNLPKAATLPIIGFLAIMFAAMAFALYQSGRRNIW, encoded by the coding sequence ATGTTTGGGTTTGCAGTAGCTGCAACAGCTCCCGCACTTTTAATTTCAAGAATGATTGCACCCAGAAGATTGAGCAATCCTGTAAAGTTTTTGCCAATGGAATGTGGTCAAGTTCCAAAGGGCGAAGGTCGTACTCATTTTATGATGCAATATTATGCATACATTCTCATGTTCGTTGTCTTTGATGTTATGGCAATCTTTCTTTATGCATGGGGAAGCACAATTCTGAATCTTCCAAAAGCCGCCACTCTTCCAATTATTGGATTCTTAGCAATTATGTTTGCAGCAATGGCATTTGCACTGTATCAATCAGGGAGACGAAACATTTGGTAA